One genomic window of Halogeometricum sp. S3BR5-2 includes the following:
- the asd gene encoding aspartate-semialdehyde dehydrogenase, which yields MAVRVGILGATGAVGQRFIQLLDDHPTFELAALTASEESAGKTYADAAKWRVNAPIPDDIADMEVGPTTPDAVLDDVDLLFSSLPSGVATEVEPEFLHEGYVVSSNSSNDRMAPDVPLTIPEINPDHLDLIEVQRDERGWDGALVKNPNCSTITMVPTLAALDESFDLESVRVSTLQAVSGAGYSGVSSMEIIDNAIPHIGGEENKMETESRKLLGEFDGTDVELHGMDVAASCNRIPTIDGHLENVFAETAEEATAEDAAEAMRSYEGVDLHSAPEQLIHVFEDPVRPQPRLDRERGDGMQISAGGIQETGTGLKYNCLAHNTIRGAAGASLLNGELLVQEGWV from the coding sequence ATGGCAGTACGAGTCGGCATCCTCGGCGCGACCGGCGCGGTCGGACAGCGATTCATCCAACTCCTCGACGACCACCCGACGTTCGAACTCGCGGCGCTGACCGCCAGCGAGGAGAGCGCGGGCAAGACGTACGCGGACGCCGCGAAGTGGCGCGTGAACGCCCCCATCCCGGACGACATCGCGGACATGGAGGTCGGTCCGACGACGCCCGACGCCGTCCTGGACGACGTGGACCTCCTGTTCTCCTCGCTCCCTTCCGGCGTCGCCACCGAGGTCGAACCCGAGTTCCTCCACGAGGGCTACGTCGTCTCCTCGAACTCCTCGAACGACCGCATGGCCCCCGACGTGCCGCTCACCATTCCGGAGATAAATCCGGACCATCTCGACCTCATCGAGGTCCAACGCGACGAACGCGGCTGGGACGGCGCCCTCGTGAAGAACCCGAACTGCTCGACCATCACGATGGTGCCGACGCTGGCCGCCCTCGACGAGTCGTTCGACCTCGAATCCGTCCGCGTCTCCACCCTCCAGGCAGTCTCCGGGGCGGGCTACTCCGGCGTCTCCTCGATGGAGATAATCGACAACGCCATCCCGCACATCGGCGGCGAGGAGAACAAGATGGAGACCGAATCGAGAAAGCTCCTCGGCGAGTTCGACGGCACCGACGTCGAACTGCACGGGATGGACGTCGCGGCCTCCTGCAACCGGATTCCGACCATCGACGGCCACCTCGAGAACGTCTTCGCGGAGACGGCCGAGGAGGCGACGGCCGAGGACGCCGCCGAGGCGATGCGCTCCTACGAGGGCGTCGACCTGCACAGCGCCCCCGAACAGTTGATTCACGTCTTCGAGGACCCCGTCCGACCCCAGCCTCGTCTGGACCGCGAACGCGGCGACGGCATGCAGATTTCCGCCGGCGGGATTCAGGAGACGGGCACGGGTCTGAAGTACAACTGCCTCGCGCACAACACGATTCGCGGCGCCGCGGGCGCGTCGCTGCTGAACGGCGAACTGCTGGTGCAGGAAGGCTGGGTCTAG